The following coding sequences lie in one Chelonoidis abingdonii isolate Lonesome George chromosome 6, CheloAbing_2.0, whole genome shotgun sequence genomic window:
- the LOC116817335 gene encoding avidin-like isoform X2 produces the protein MMGKVIFSLLLALPLVTLGTSSDKKCVLSGSWRNELGSNMTISAVNAEGGFSGSYLTAVTATNKRILVSPLKGSQNHKSQRKQPTFGFTVSWTFSNSVTVFVGQCFMDDNGEEILKTMWLLRQEVRSPGADWKATRVGTNVFTRIK, from the exons ATGATGGGGAAAGTCATCTTCTCCCTGCTCCTCGCCCTGCCTCTGGTGACCCTCGGCACCTCTTCAGATAAAAAG TGCGTCCTGTCTGGATCGTGGAGGAATGAGCTCGGCTCTAACATGACCATCTCTGCCGTGAACGCCGAAGGGGGATTCAGTGGTTCATACCTCACAGCAGTGACGGCCACCAACAAACGCATCCTAGTGTCACCCCTGAAGGGGTCCCAGAACCACAAGAGCCAGAGGAAGCAGCCGACCTTTGGCTTCACCGTGAGCTGGACTTTCTCAA ACTCAGTGACCGTCTTCGTGGGCCAGTGCTTCATGGATGATAACGGGGAGGAGATTCTGAAGACCATGTGGCTGCTGCGCCAGGAGGTTAGATCCCCCGGTGCCGACTGGAAAGCGACCAG GGTCGGCACAAATGTTTTCACCCGGATCAAGTGA